The Rubidibacter lacunae KORDI 51-2 genome includes a region encoding these proteins:
- a CDS encoding M61 family metallopeptidase produces the protein MTDATAVRAPDATEVAPQLTYEVAMPEPASHLFVVTLYARGWRDPHLDLKMAAWTPGSYLLREYARHVQDLSATVAGRPATGQKLGKNHWQIAIGKEGASDVAIRYRVYANDLTVRTNHLDATHGYFNPAALLMFVPGWEQQPARITIRPPAGWQISTPLPAVQGAANTFIAADFDTLVDSPFEIGTHRTFEFEAGGKPHELAIWGQGNANPEQIVADTQKLIETEAEIFGGLPYDRYLFLLHLSGSGYGGLEHKNACSLNYPRLGFRARDKYNRFMQLVAHEFFHLWNVKRIRPKELETFDYERENYTTALWFCEGTTSYYDAIIPLRAGVYDAKTCLENLSKDISRYFATPGRAVQPLGESSFDAWIKLYRRDAFSDNNQISYYLKGELVSFQLDLLARSRSDNQRSLDNVMRALWEQFGRDEIGFTTDELETLIATAIGTDLSDFFARYVRGLDELPLDDYLAPFGLKLRPVLDDDPAPYLGLKVVNEGGKNIIKFVDASSPAGKVGFDAGDELLAVAGLRATADRLSDRLKDFQPGAAIAVTVFHQDELVEHRVTLAEPQPSGYKIAAIAEPTDDQIRLCRGWLGVEPNQL, from the coding sequence ATGACCGACGCTACTGCCGTGCGCGCACCAGATGCGACCGAAGTCGCTCCCCAGTTGACCTACGAGGTGGCGATGCCGGAGCCGGCATCACATTTATTTGTCGTTACGCTCTACGCGCGCGGGTGGCGCGACCCTCACCTCGACCTCAAAATGGCCGCCTGGACGCCGGGCTCCTACCTGCTACGGGAGTACGCCCGCCACGTCCAGGACCTGAGCGCTACGGTCGCAGGTCGGCCAGCTACTGGGCAGAAACTCGGCAAAAACCACTGGCAAATTGCGATCGGCAAAGAAGGAGCTTCAGATGTCGCCATCCGCTATCGGGTTTACGCGAACGACCTGACCGTTCGCACCAATCACCTCGATGCCACCCACGGGTACTTCAATCCAGCAGCACTACTGATGTTCGTGCCTGGATGGGAGCAACAACCCGCCCGCATTACAATTCGCCCCCCGGCTGGCTGGCAGATTTCGACGCCGTTACCAGCCGTTCAAGGAGCAGCCAATACCTTCATCGCTGCCGATTTCGATACGTTAGTCGACAGCCCCTTCGAAATCGGCACCCATCGCACCTTCGAGTTCGAGGCGGGTGGCAAGCCCCACGAGCTCGCCATTTGGGGGCAAGGCAACGCCAACCCAGAACAGATCGTTGCCGACACGCAAAAACTGATCGAAACCGAAGCCGAGATCTTCGGCGGTCTCCCGTACGATCGCTATTTGTTCCTATTGCATTTATCCGGCAGCGGATACGGCGGGCTGGAGCACAAGAATGCGTGTTCCTTGAACTACCCGCGCCTCGGCTTCCGCGCGCGGGATAAGTACAATCGCTTTATGCAACTGGTCGCCCATGAGTTCTTTCACCTCTGGAACGTCAAGCGCATTCGCCCAAAGGAGCTGGAAACCTTCGATTACGAGCGCGAGAATTACACGACCGCGCTGTGGTTTTGCGAAGGCACGACCAGTTACTACGATGCCATCATTCCGCTACGAGCAGGCGTGTACGATGCGAAGACCTGCCTGGAAAATCTCAGCAAAGATATATCCCGGTACTTCGCGACACCGGGACGGGCAGTTCAACCGCTCGGCGAATCCAGTTTCGATGCCTGGATCAAGCTCTACCGCCGCGACGCCTTCAGCGACAACAACCAGATTTCTTACTACCTGAAAGGCGAACTCGTGTCCTTTCAACTAGATTTATTGGCCCGATCGCGCTCCGACAACCAGCGCTCCCTCGACAACGTCATGCGAGCGTTGTGGGAGCAGTTTGGCCGGGATGAAATTGGCTTCACGACCGACGAATTAGAAACCCTGATCGCAACCGCAATTGGCACCGATCTGAGCGACTTCTTTGCTCGGTACGTCCGCGGCCTGGACGAACTGCCGCTCGATGACTACCTTGCCCCCTTCGGACTAAAACTGCGGCCGGTTCTCGACGACGATCCGGCCCCTTATCTCGGCCTCAAAGTTGTGAATGAGGGCGGCAAGAACATTATCAAATTTGTCGATGCCTCCTCGCCTGCCGGTAAAGTCGGTTTCGATGCCGGCGACGAACTGCTAGCGGTCGCAGGGCTCCGCGCCACTGCCGATCGCCTGAGCGATCGCTTGAAGGATTTCCAGCCGGGCGCCGCGATCGCCGTGACAGTCTTCCACCAAGACGAACTCGTCGAGCACCGCGTCACCCTAGCAGAACCTCAACCGAGCGGCTATAAAATTGCCGCGATCGCGGAGCCGACAGACGACCAAATCCGCCTCTGTCGCGGTTGGTTGGGCGTAGAGCCAAATCAGCTTTAG
- a CDS encoding Crp/Fnr family transcriptional regulator has protein sequence METTELSELFPLFTVAEPETLEWLLSVADECEFSAGTTLLTDGSWGTAVYFIESGWLRMQRKHGDRAITQAVLGRGDFIGDAAILDEPPRATEAIALTDVRTLGVSAQRFIQALFKDPQLHHKLLQHVVRRWRQAHTLLSLRHQPVLVRLAWTIVTIAEEYGTPTEEGMEIVNLPARDWADLSGIGVDDVANLLAKWQGKGWLELGDRIMCVTNLKQLEHLTGGL, from the coding sequence ATGGAGACCACCGAGCTCAGCGAGCTTTTCCCGCTTTTTACTGTTGCCGAACCAGAAACGCTGGAATGGCTGCTATCCGTTGCAGACGAATGCGAGTTTTCTGCAGGCACGACACTCTTAACAGACGGATCCTGGGGTACAGCTGTCTATTTCATCGAATCGGGATGGCTGCGGATGCAGCGCAAGCACGGCGATCGCGCCATAACGCAAGCGGTCCTCGGGCGCGGCGATTTCATCGGTGATGCCGCCATTCTTGACGAGCCGCCGCGCGCCACTGAAGCCATTGCCCTTACCGACGTCCGCACGTTAGGGGTTTCGGCCCAACGCTTCATCCAAGCGCTGTTCAAAGACCCCCAACTCCACCACAAGCTGTTGCAGCATGTTGTCCGGCGCTGGCGACAAGCCCATACATTGCTGTCGCTGCGCCACCAGCCCGTACTTGTCCGCTTGGCATGGACGATCGTGACGATTGCCGAGGAATACGGCACGCCAACCGAAGAGGGAATGGAGATCGTCAACCTGCCGGCGAGAGATTGGGCAGACCTGAGCGGCATCGGAGTCGACGATGTCGCTAATTTACTTGCCAAGTGGCAGGGGAAAGGTTGGCTCGAACTCGGCGATCGCATCATGTGCGTAACCAATCTCAAGCAGCTCGAACACCTGACCGGCGGGTTGTAG
- a CDS encoding WD40 repeat domain-containing protein: MEGAFRTKAIEGLSPNPGCKPVFDAFIAGLSVVVAFLGALPVCAGQQQQEVEIAALNTDIRAESIAVENLMALDQNFKALLTGVKLGQHLRAEDAKQINLPVQLHLMSALREAYQLDGYRHRNTLEGYLDPVRSVSFTPDGETLVSTSRTVSSVEQWDRSDRKFKTLAGHSSGVLGVNFSPDGETLASASFDGTVKLWDRSGRELQTLSGHWGFVNSVSFAPDGETLASAGEDGTVKLWDRSGRELQSFAGHSSFIRSVSFAPDGETLASAGEDRTVKLWDLSGRELLTLTGHSGPVYSVSFAPDGETLASASWDGTVKLWDRSGRELHTLAGHSDRVYSVSFAPDGKTLASASLDGTVKLWDLNGRELQTFAAHSDGVNSVSFAPDGEALASTSNDGTVKLWDRSGRELLTLTGHSGWVLSASFAPDGETLASASHDGTVILWNLDRDD; this comes from the coding sequence GTGGAAGGAGCTTTTCGAACAAAAGCGATCGAGGGATTGTCCCCCAATCCTGGATGCAAGCCGGTGTTTGATGCCTTCATTGCAGGACTCTCTGTTGTCGTAGCGTTTCTGGGAGCCCTACCGGTTTGCGCTGGGCAGCAACAACAGGAAGTAGAGATCGCAGCTTTGAATACAGACATCCGGGCGGAGAGTATTGCTGTTGAGAACTTGATGGCTTTAGATCAAAACTTTAAAGCCTTACTGACGGGGGTGAAACTGGGACAACATCTTCGAGCAGAGGATGCAAAGCAAATCAATCTGCCGGTTCAGCTACATTTAATGTCTGCTTTACGCGAAGCTTATCAACTTGACGGATATCGGCATCGGAATACCCTCGAGGGGTATTTGGATCCGGTCAGGAGCGTGAGTTTTACACCGGACGGAGAAACCCTCGTCAGCACCAGCAGAACTGTTAGCTCGGTGGAGCAGTGGGACCGCAGCGATCGCAAATTCAAGACTCTCGCAGGGCACTCGTCTGGGGTCTTGGGCGTGAATTTTTCACCGGATGGAGAGACTCTTGCCAGCGCTAGCTTTGATGGCACGGTGAAGCTGTGGGACCGCAGCGGTCGCGAACTCCAGACCCTTTCGGGTCATTGGGGTTTTGTCAATAGCGTGAGTTTTGCGCCGGATGGAGAGACCCTCGCCAGCGCCGGCGAGGATGGCACGGTGAAGCTGTGGGACCGCAGCGGTCGCGAGCTCCAGAGCTTCGCAGGTCATTCGAGTTTTATCAGGAGCGTGAGTTTTGCCCCGGATGGGGAGACCCTCGCTAGCGCCGGCGAGGATCGGACGGTGAAGCTGTGGGACCTCAGCGGCCGAGAACTACTGACTCTTACAGGTCATTCGGGTCCGGTCTATAGCGTGAGTTTTGCCCCGGATGGGGAGACCCTCGCTAGCGCCAGCTGGGATGGCACGGTAAAGTTGTGGGACCGCAGCGGTCGCGAACTCCACACCCTCGCAGGTCATTCGGATCGGGTCTATAGCGTGAGTTTTGCACCGGATGGGAAGACTCTCGCCAGCGCCAGCTTAGATGGCACGGTAAAGCTTTGGGACCTCAATGGTCGCGAACTCCAGACCTTCGCAGCTCATTCGGATGGGGTCAATAGCGTGAGTTTTGCACCGGATGGGGAGGCCCTCGCCAGCACCAGCAATGATGGCACGGTAAAGTTGTGGGACCGCAGCGGTCGCGAACTTCTGACTCTCACCGGTCATTCGGGTTGGGTCTTGAGCGCGAGTTTTGCCCCGGATGGAGAGACACTCGCCAGCGCCAGCCATGATGGCACCGTGATTCTCTGGAACCTGGATCGCGACGACTAA
- a CDS encoding cytochrome c biogenesis protein CcdA gives MLESLQLSLYKIEQFADALVSQQLTHLSALSLAIVFAAGLLTSLTPCMLSMLPLTVGYIGGYQAQGRARAAVQSMWFALGLATMLAGLGAIAAAAGKVYGQIGSGLPIVVSLLAIAMGLNLLEILPLRFPSLGATTWIAEDWPAGLRSYLLGLTFGLVASPCSTPVLATLLAWVASSQNLAIGSGLLLAYAIGYVAPLVVAGTFAAAIKKFLEFRRWSGWIVPTSGALLLGFGVVSLLTRLPSELL, from the coding sequence GTGCTGGAATCCCTACAGCTTTCACTCTACAAAATCGAGCAGTTTGCCGACGCGCTCGTATCACAACAATTGACGCATCTCAGCGCGCTCAGTCTGGCGATCGTCTTTGCGGCCGGGTTGCTGACAAGTCTGACGCCATGCATGCTTTCGATGCTACCGCTGACTGTCGGATATATCGGTGGCTATCAGGCACAGGGGCGCGCCCGCGCGGCAGTTCAGTCGATGTGGTTCGCGCTGGGCTTGGCGACGATGCTCGCGGGATTGGGCGCGATCGCAGCCGCCGCCGGCAAAGTATACGGACAAATCGGCAGCGGCTTACCGATCGTCGTCAGCTTGTTGGCGATCGCTATGGGGTTAAACCTATTAGAGATTTTGCCTCTCCGCTTTCCGTCTCTGGGTGCGACAACTTGGATTGCCGAAGACTGGCCGGCTGGGTTGCGATCGTACTTGTTGGGTTTGACCTTTGGATTGGTGGCATCGCCTTGTAGCACGCCAGTGCTGGCAACGCTGCTGGCTTGGGTGGCGTCGTCGCAGAACCTCGCGATTGGATCGGGGTTGTTGCTAGCCTATGCGATCGGCTACGTCGCGCCGCTGGTCGTTGCCGGAACGTTTGCTGCCGCCATTAAGAAATTCCTAGAATTCCGTCGCTGGTCGGGCTGGATCGTTCCCACGAGCGGGGCACTGCTCCTGGGGTTTGGCGTCGTTTCGCTGCTAACGCGCTTGCCCTCCGAGCTCCTTTAA
- a CDS encoding cytochrome c biogenesis protein — translation MRLLRSIADLRLAIALLLAIALFSVSGTLIEQGQAIAYYQQNYPENPALFGFLSWKVLLFLGLDRVYSTWWFLSLLVLFGSSLTACTFTRQLPTLKAARRWQFFKRPGNFEKLALSAELPAGTTDAIADLLQSRSYKVFRAGDTLYARKGIAGRIGPIVVHASMLLVLAGAIWGTLTGFTSQEMIPSGNRFQIHNITSAGPWAQSPMPLDWSLRVNRFWIDYAPDGSIDQFYSDLSVLDGEGNERDRQTIHVNQPLRASGVTFYQTNWGVAGVKVRINNSPQFRLPAAQLDTGGNGRMWGTWVPIKPDMSAGVSLLTRDLQGTLMAYDSAGNLAGAVRTGSSIHLDGVTLFVDELIGSTGLQIKSDPGIPIVYAGFGFLMLGVMMSYVSHSQVWALQSGDRLFVGGKTNRAQLTFERELLGILERLTEQKL, via the coding sequence ATGCGACTACTACGCAGCATTGCCGACCTGAGGTTGGCGATCGCGCTCCTCTTAGCGATCGCGTTATTCAGTGTCAGCGGGACGCTCATCGAACAAGGGCAAGCGATCGCCTATTACCAGCAGAACTATCCTGAAAATCCAGCCCTCTTCGGATTCCTGTCCTGGAAAGTCTTGCTGTTCCTAGGGCTGGATCGCGTTTACTCGACGTGGTGGTTCTTGTCACTCCTGGTGCTGTTTGGCTCAAGCCTGACGGCTTGCACGTTCACCCGTCAGTTGCCAACGCTCAAAGCCGCGCGCCGCTGGCAGTTCTTCAAACGCCCCGGCAATTTCGAGAAGCTAGCCCTGAGTGCCGAATTGCCAGCGGGAACGACCGACGCGATCGCGGATCTGCTGCAGTCGCGCAGCTACAAAGTCTTTCGGGCCGGCGACACCCTTTACGCGCGCAAGGGAATCGCCGGACGCATCGGTCCGATCGTGGTTCATGCCAGCATGTTGCTGGTTTTAGCCGGGGCAATCTGGGGTACGCTGACCGGTTTCACCTCGCAAGAGATGATTCCAAGCGGCAACCGTTTCCAAATCCACAACATCACCTCTGCCGGTCCTTGGGCGCAGTCGCCGATGCCGCTCGATTGGTCCCTGCGTGTCAACCGCTTCTGGATCGACTATGCGCCTGATGGCAGCATCGACCAATTCTATTCGGATCTGTCGGTGCTAGATGGAGAGGGCAACGAACGCGATCGCCAAACCATCCACGTCAACCAACCGCTGCGCGCGAGCGGCGTGACTTTTTATCAAACCAACTGGGGCGTTGCCGGCGTTAAAGTCCGCATCAACAATAGCCCGCAGTTCCGCCTGCCCGCTGCCCAGCTCGACACGGGCGGTAACGGTCGTATGTGGGGAACCTGGGTTCCGATTAAACCCGATATGAGCGCCGGGGTTTCCTTGCTGACCCGCGATCTCCAGGGAACCCTGATGGCCTATGACTCGGCCGGCAACTTAGCCGGTGCCGTGCGAACGGGCAGTTCGATCCACCTCGACGGCGTTACCCTCTTCGTCGACGAACTGATCGGCAGCACGGGCTTACAAATCAAGTCCGACCCTGGCATTCCGATTGTCTATGCCGGCTTCGGATTCTTGATGCTCGGCGTAATGATGAGCTACGTATCGCACTCGCAAGTATGGGCGCTACAGTCCGGCGATCGCCTGTTCGTGGGCGGTAAAACCAACCGCGCGCAGTTGACCTTCGAACGCGAATTGCTGGGCATCCTCGAACGATTAACGGAGCAAAAGCTTTAA